In a single window of the Mustelus asterias chromosome 3, sMusAst1.hap1.1, whole genome shotgun sequence genome:
- the LOC144483546 gene encoding transmembrane epididymal protein 1-like, whose translation MGTFIGHISPGLAFLSFGVLYAFKFSLMMLRGERIPLVSPARQPGFRGCLKRIPAEGVMKILYGTLAVLAEFFYPPGVYKLTLYNREKPDFPFIHPNEWQHATMYSYFALSGWVDILSQACLPRRLYLLESIGIALAFYIEALLLYSHMHGKERVENSVHTLLLLACCLVCLVLTAEIWRPNDHVLWFTKTCLVMTQGTWLLHAAFILYRPFSGQAWRSDDMANLMFITSFFCWHVALNIVLLLAIFWLTALWHSRCSWRAALLDTQPSFQLKRADAAGHPSEYGKLQAAEEETRLLQECDF comes from the coding sequence ATGGGCACCTTCATCGGTCACATCTCGCCGGGTCTGGCTTTCCTGTCCTTCGGCGTTCTCTACGCTTTCAAGTTCTCCTTGATGATGCTTCGGGGCGAGAGGATCCCACTGGTGTCCCCGGCTCGGCAGCCGGGATTCAGGGGCTGCCTGAAGCGGATTCCCGCTGAGGGGGTGATGAAGATCCTTTACGGGACCCTGGCAGTGCTGGCGGAGTTCTTTTACCCACCGGGAGTGTACAAACTGACCCTGTACAACAGAGAGAAGCCTGACTTCCCATTCATACACCCCAATGAGTGGCAGCACGCCACCATGTATTCCTATTTCGCACTGAGTGGCTGGGTGGACATCCTGAGCCAGGCCTGCCTGCCCAGGCGCCTCTACCTGCTGGAGAGCATTGGCATCGCCCTGGCTTTCTATATCGAAGCCTTGCTTCTGTACTCTCACATGCACGGCAAGGAACGGGTGGAAAACTCGGTGCACACGCTGCTGCTGCTCGCCTGTTGCCTGGTCTGCCTGGTCCTCACCGCCGAGATCTGGAGACCCAACGACCACGTCCTGTGGTTCACCAAGACCTGCTTGGTGATGACCCAGGGGACCTGGCTCCTCCACGCCGCCTTCATCCTCTACAGACCCTTCAGCGGCCAAGCCTGGAGGAGCGACGACATGGCCAACCTCATGTTCATCACCAGCTTCTTCTGCTGGCATGTCGCGCTTAACATCGTGCTGCTGCTGGCCATCTTCTGGCTCACTGCGCTGTGGCACAGCCGCTGCTCCTGGCGTGCGGCTCTCCTGGACACCCAGCCCAGCTTCCAGCTGAAGCGGGCCGACGCTGCGGGCCACCCATCGGAATATGGCAAACTCCAGGCTGCAGAGGAGGAAACGCGATTGCTCCAAGAATGTGACTTTTAA